Proteins encoded together in one Struthio camelus isolate bStrCam1 chromosome 19, bStrCam1.hap1, whole genome shotgun sequence window:
- the SPAG9 gene encoding C-Jun-amino-terminal kinase-interacting protein 4 isoform X6: MNPGCMLLFVFGFVGGAVVINSAILVSLSVLLLVHFSISTGLPALTQNLPRILRKERPISLGIFPLPPGDALLTPETQREAGETPGSEHWKFHELSQPRSHTSLKDELSDVSQAGSKSTTPASTTASDVPALPAETPQKEDVEGLAKGTDVPNEKLDVSKNIEVQVAQETRTVSIGGNENEEKSEVQAIIESTPELDMDKDLSGYKGSSTPTKGIENKAFDRNTESLFEELSSAGSGLIGDVDEGADLLGMGREVENLILENTQLLETKNALNVVKNDLIAKVDELTCEKDVLQGELEAVKQAKQKLEEKNKELEEELRKARAEAEEARQKAKEDDDSDVPTAQRKRFTRVEMARVLMERNQYKERLMELQEAVRWTEMIRASRENPAMQEKKRSSIWQFFSRLFSSSSNTAKKPEPPVNVKYNAPTSHITPSVKKRSSTLSQLPSDKSKAFEFLSDETEASLASRREQKREQYRQVKAHVQKEDGRVQAFGWSLPQKYKQVANGGQGDNKMKNLPVPVYLRPLDEKDTSMKLWCAVGVNLSGGKTRDGGSVVGASVFYNDMTGLDADGNKQRTGSQSSLDRLDQELKDQQKELKHQEELSSLVWICTSTHSATKVIIIDANQPGNILDSFIVCNSHVLCIASVPGARETDYPAGEEGSQEADPSQVDKSSLCGSMTSNSSAETDSLLGGITVVGCTAEGVTGAPVQMVHDANGGSPVGDKQSDIATESNSVEENIPTAEEATEATEVNAGAGEDTADTAQTGVYTEHVFTDPLGVQNTAESSPVYQPSSESELYKDIAVLPNEQDLVREEAQKMSSLLPTMWLGAQNGCLYVHSSVAQWRKCVHAIKLKDSILSIVHVKGIVLVALADGTLAIFHRGVDGQWDLTNYHLLDLGRPHHSIRCMTVVHDKVWCGYRNKIYVVQPKAMKIEKSFDAHPRRESQVRQLAWVGDGVWVSIRLDSTLRLYHAHTYQHLQDVDIEPYVSKMLGTGKLGFSFVRITALMVSCNRLWVGTGNGVIISIPLTETNKAAAGSGNRPGSVIRVYGDENSDKVTPGTFIPYCSMAHAQLCFHGHRDAVKFFVAVPGQVVCPQSSGGSELAGDKPAQESLNQSPLKSMLVISGGEGYIDFRMGDEGGESELLGEALQLEPSVAKAERSHLIVWQVMYGSE; encoded by the exons AAAGGAGCGTCCGATATCACTGGGCATCTTCCCGTTGCCTCCAGGAGATGCACTACTTACACCTGAAACTCAGCGAGAAGCAGGGGAAACGCCTGGATCAGAGCACTGGAAATTCCACGAGCTAAGCCAGCCACGGTCCCACACTAGCCTAAAG GATGAGCTCTCTGATGTTAGCCAAGCAGGCTCAAAATCTACTACTCCAGCATCAACGACTGCTTCAGATGTACCTGCACTGCCTGCTGAAACTCCCCAAAAGGAAGATGTTGAGGGACTTGCAAAGGGCACAGATGTGCCGAACGAGAAGCTGGACGTAAGCAAGAACATTGAAGTACAGGTAGCTCAGGAGACAAGAACTGTGTCCATTG gtggaaatgaaaatgaagaaaaatctgaagttcAAGCAATTATCGAGTCAACTCCAGAGTTGGATATGGATAAAGATCTCAGTGGATACAAAGGTTCCAG CACTCCCACCAAAGGTATAGAGAACAAGGCATTTGACCGTAATACAGAGTCACTCTTTGAAGAGCTGTCATCTGCTGGTTCTGGCCTAATTGGAGACGTGGATGAAGGTGCAGATTTACTGG gaaTGGGTCGTGAGGTTGAAAACCTTATTTTGGAAAACACTCAGCTGTTGGAGACAAA AAATGCACTGAATGTAGTGAAGAATGATTTGATAGCAAAGGTGGATGAATTGACCTGTGAGAAGGATGTGCTGCAAGGTGAATTAGAGGCtgtaaaacaagcaaagcaaaagctTGAAGAGAAGAATAAGGAACTGGAAGAAGAGCTTAGAAA AGCTCGTGCGGAAGCAGAGGAAGCAAGGCAGAAAGCTAAAGAGGATGATGAT agTGATGTCCCTACCGCGCAGCGGAAACGTTTTACTCGAGTTGAAATGGCCCGTGTCCTAATGGAAAGGAATCAGTATAAAGAGAGGTTGATGGAGCTTCAGGAAGCTGTACGATGGACTGAGATGATAAG AGCATCGAGGGAAAACCCAGCCATGCAAGAAAAGAAGAGATCAAGCATTTGGCAGTT TTTTAGCAGGCTCTTCAGTTCGTCTAGTAATACAGCTAAGAAACCAGAACCTCCAGTCAATGTTAAATATAATGCTCCAACCTCACACATTACTCCATCAGTCAAGAAAAGAAGCAGCACCTTATCTCAGTTACCTAGTGACAAATCTAAAGCCTTTGAATTCCTCAGTGACGA AACTGAAGCCAGTTTAGCCTCACgcagagagcagaagagagaacaaTATCGCCAAGTGAAAGCACACGTTCAGAAAGAAGATGGTAGAGTGCAAGCATTTGGTTGGAGTCTACCTCAGAAGTACAAACAG GTGGCAAACGGTGGCCAGGGTGACAACAAGATGAAGAATTTACCTGTTCCTGTTTACCTGAGACCTTTAGATGAGAAGGATACATCTATGAAG ctGTGGTGCGCAGTGGGGGTGAACCTTTCAGGAGGGAAAACACGAGATGGAGGGTCTGTGGTTGGTGCTAGCGTATTCTACAATGACATGACTGGTTTGGATGCAGATGGCAACAAGCAGCGAACAGGATCTCAAAGCAGCTTAGATAGACTAGACCAAGAACTCAAG GACCAGCAGAAAGAGCTGAAACATCAGGAAGAATTATCCAGTCTAGTTTGGATCTGTACTAGCACACATTCTGCTACAAAAGTTATTATTATTGATGCTAACCAACCAGGAAATATTTTGGACAGTTTCATTGTTTGCAATTCTCACGTGCTTTGTATTGCTAGTGTACCAG GGGCTAGGGAAACAGACTATCCTGCAGGAGAAGAAGGATCACAAGAAGCAGATCCCAGTCAAGTGGACAAGTCATCTTTATGTGGAAGCATGACGAGCAACAGTTCTGCAGAAACTGATAGCCTGTTAGGAGGAATAACCGTGGTTGGCTGTACTGCAGAGGGTGTTACAGGAGCACCGGTGCAAATGGTGCATGATGCAAATGGTGGCTCACCTGTGGGAGATAAACAGTCAG ATATTGCAACTGAAAGTAATTCAGTAGAGGAAAACATTCCAACAGCAGAGGAGGCAACAGAGGCAACAGAGGTCAATGCAGGGGCAGGAGAAGACACAGCTGATACTGCACAAACTGGAGTCTACACAGAGCATGTCTTCACAGATCCACTGGGAGTGCAAAATACAGCAGAGAGTTCTCCAGTGTACCAGCCTAG tagTGAGTCAGAGTTGTATAAAGATATTGCGGTTTTGCCAAATGAGCAAGATCTAGTGAGAGAAGAAGCACAGAAAATGAGTAGCCTTTTACCAACGATGTGGCTTGGAGCACAGAATGGATG CTTGTATGTTCATTCGTCAGTGGCCCAGTGGAGGAAATGTGTTCATGCCATTAAACTTAAAGATTCTATTCTCAGTATTGT aCATGTGAAAGGAATAGTATTAGTTGCACTAGCTGATGGAACACTAGCAATATTTCACAGAGGAGTTG ATGGTCAGTGGGATTTGACAAACTATCACCTCTTAGACCTGGGCCGGCCGCATCATTCGATAAGATGCATGACAGTGGTACATGACAAAGTCTGGTGTGGCTACAGGAACAAAATCTATGTTGTTCAGCCAAAGGCCATGAAAATAGAG AAGTCATTTGATGCACACCCAAGAAGAGAAAGCCAAGTGAGGCAGCTGGCATGGGTGGGTGATGGGGTATGGGTGTCTATTCGTTTGGACTCTACCCTGCGTCTCTATCATGCACACACGTATCAGCATCTACAAGATGTGGACATTGAACCTTATGTAAGCAAAATGCTAG GTACTGGTAAACTGGGATTCTCATTTGTGAGAATCACAGCTCTTATGGTGTCTTGTAATCGTTTATGGGTAGGAACAGGAAATGGTGTCATCATCTCCATTCCATTAACAGAAA ctaataaggcagcagcaggttcCGGAAACCGTCCAGGGAGTGTAATACGTGTATATGGAGATGAAAACAGTGACAAAGTGACTCCTGGAACGTTCATACCATATTGTTCAATGGCACATGCACAGCTTTGCTTCCATGGGCACCGTGATGCTGTTAAATTCTTTGTCGCAGTACCTG GACAGGTGGTTTGCCCACAGAGTAGTGGTGGATCGGAGCTAGCAGGTGATAAACCAGCCCAAGAGTCCTTAAACCAGAGTCCCTTAAAATCAATGTTGGTGATAAGTGGTGGAGAGGGATATATTGACTTCAGAATGG
- the SPAG9 gene encoding C-Jun-amino-terminal kinase-interacting protein 4 isoform X4 gives MNPGCMLLFVFGFVGGAVVINSAILVSLSVLLLVHFSISTGLPALTQNLPRILRKERPISLGIFPLPPGDALLTPETQREAGETPGSEHWKFHELSQPRSHTSLKDELSDVSQAGSKSTTPASTTASDVPALPAETPQKEDVEGLAKGTDVPNEKLDVSKNIEVQVAQETRTVSIGGNENEEKSEVQAIIESTPELDMDKDLSGYKGSSTPTKGIENKAFDRNTESLFEELSSAGSGLIGDVDEGADLLGMGREVENLILENTQLLETKNALNVVKNDLIAKVDELTCEKDVLQGELEAVKQAKQKLEEKNKELEEELRKARAEAEEARQKAKEDDDSDVPTAQRKRFTRVEMARVLMERNQYKERLMELQEAVRWTEMIRASRENPAMQEKKRSSIWQFFSRLFSSSSNTAKKPEPPVNVKYNAPTSHITPSVKKRSSTLSQLPSDKSKAFEFLSDETEASLASRREQKREQYRQVKAHVQKEDGRVQAFGWSLPQKYKQVANGGQGDNKMKNLPVPVYLRPLDEKDTSMKLWCAVGVNLSGGKTRDGGSVVGASVFYNDMTGLDADGNKQRTGSQSSLDRLDQELKDQQKELKHQEELSSLVWICTSTHSATKVIIIDANQPGNILDSFIVCNSHVLCIASVPGARETDYPAGEEGSQEADPSQVDKSSLCGSMTSNSSAETDSLLGGITVVGCTAEGVTGAPVQMVHDANGGSPVGDKQSDIATESNSVEENIPTAEEATEATEVNAGAGEDTADTAQTGVYTEHVFTDPLGVQNTAESSPVYQPSSESELYKDIAVLPNEQDLVREEAQKMSSLLPTMWLGAQNGCLYVHSSVAQWRKCVHAIKLKDSILSIVHVKGIVLVALADGTLAIFHRGVDGQWDLTNYHLLDLGRPHHSIRCMTVVHDKVWCGYRNKIYVVQPKAMKIEKSFDAHPRRESQVRQLAWVGDGVWVSIRLDSTLRLYHAHTYQHLQDVDIEPYVSKMLGTGKLGFSFVRITALMVSCNRLWVGTGNGVIISIPLTETVILHQGRLLGLRANKAAAGSGNRPGSVIRVYGDENSDKVTPGTFIPYCSMAHAQLCFHGHRDAVKFFVAVPGQVVCPQSSGGSELAGDKPAQESLNQSPLKSMLVISGGEGYIDFRMGDEGGESELLGEALQLEPSVAKAERSHLIVWQVMYGSE, from the exons AAAGGAGCGTCCGATATCACTGGGCATCTTCCCGTTGCCTCCAGGAGATGCACTACTTACACCTGAAACTCAGCGAGAAGCAGGGGAAACGCCTGGATCAGAGCACTGGAAATTCCACGAGCTAAGCCAGCCACGGTCCCACACTAGCCTAAAG GATGAGCTCTCTGATGTTAGCCAAGCAGGCTCAAAATCTACTACTCCAGCATCAACGACTGCTTCAGATGTACCTGCACTGCCTGCTGAAACTCCCCAAAAGGAAGATGTTGAGGGACTTGCAAAGGGCACAGATGTGCCGAACGAGAAGCTGGACGTAAGCAAGAACATTGAAGTACAGGTAGCTCAGGAGACAAGAACTGTGTCCATTG gtggaaatgaaaatgaagaaaaatctgaagttcAAGCAATTATCGAGTCAACTCCAGAGTTGGATATGGATAAAGATCTCAGTGGATACAAAGGTTCCAG CACTCCCACCAAAGGTATAGAGAACAAGGCATTTGACCGTAATACAGAGTCACTCTTTGAAGAGCTGTCATCTGCTGGTTCTGGCCTAATTGGAGACGTGGATGAAGGTGCAGATTTACTGG gaaTGGGTCGTGAGGTTGAAAACCTTATTTTGGAAAACACTCAGCTGTTGGAGACAAA AAATGCACTGAATGTAGTGAAGAATGATTTGATAGCAAAGGTGGATGAATTGACCTGTGAGAAGGATGTGCTGCAAGGTGAATTAGAGGCtgtaaaacaagcaaagcaaaagctTGAAGAGAAGAATAAGGAACTGGAAGAAGAGCTTAGAAA AGCTCGTGCGGAAGCAGAGGAAGCAAGGCAGAAAGCTAAAGAGGATGATGAT agTGATGTCCCTACCGCGCAGCGGAAACGTTTTACTCGAGTTGAAATGGCCCGTGTCCTAATGGAAAGGAATCAGTATAAAGAGAGGTTGATGGAGCTTCAGGAAGCTGTACGATGGACTGAGATGATAAG AGCATCGAGGGAAAACCCAGCCATGCAAGAAAAGAAGAGATCAAGCATTTGGCAGTT TTTTAGCAGGCTCTTCAGTTCGTCTAGTAATACAGCTAAGAAACCAGAACCTCCAGTCAATGTTAAATATAATGCTCCAACCTCACACATTACTCCATCAGTCAAGAAAAGAAGCAGCACCTTATCTCAGTTACCTAGTGACAAATCTAAAGCCTTTGAATTCCTCAGTGACGA AACTGAAGCCAGTTTAGCCTCACgcagagagcagaagagagaacaaTATCGCCAAGTGAAAGCACACGTTCAGAAAGAAGATGGTAGAGTGCAAGCATTTGGTTGGAGTCTACCTCAGAAGTACAAACAG GTGGCAAACGGTGGCCAGGGTGACAACAAGATGAAGAATTTACCTGTTCCTGTTTACCTGAGACCTTTAGATGAGAAGGATACATCTATGAAG ctGTGGTGCGCAGTGGGGGTGAACCTTTCAGGAGGGAAAACACGAGATGGAGGGTCTGTGGTTGGTGCTAGCGTATTCTACAATGACATGACTGGTTTGGATGCAGATGGCAACAAGCAGCGAACAGGATCTCAAAGCAGCTTAGATAGACTAGACCAAGAACTCAAG GACCAGCAGAAAGAGCTGAAACATCAGGAAGAATTATCCAGTCTAGTTTGGATCTGTACTAGCACACATTCTGCTACAAAAGTTATTATTATTGATGCTAACCAACCAGGAAATATTTTGGACAGTTTCATTGTTTGCAATTCTCACGTGCTTTGTATTGCTAGTGTACCAG GGGCTAGGGAAACAGACTATCCTGCAGGAGAAGAAGGATCACAAGAAGCAGATCCCAGTCAAGTGGACAAGTCATCTTTATGTGGAAGCATGACGAGCAACAGTTCTGCAGAAACTGATAGCCTGTTAGGAGGAATAACCGTGGTTGGCTGTACTGCAGAGGGTGTTACAGGAGCACCGGTGCAAATGGTGCATGATGCAAATGGTGGCTCACCTGTGGGAGATAAACAGTCAG ATATTGCAACTGAAAGTAATTCAGTAGAGGAAAACATTCCAACAGCAGAGGAGGCAACAGAGGCAACAGAGGTCAATGCAGGGGCAGGAGAAGACACAGCTGATACTGCACAAACTGGAGTCTACACAGAGCATGTCTTCACAGATCCACTGGGAGTGCAAAATACAGCAGAGAGTTCTCCAGTGTACCAGCCTAG tagTGAGTCAGAGTTGTATAAAGATATTGCGGTTTTGCCAAATGAGCAAGATCTAGTGAGAGAAGAAGCACAGAAAATGAGTAGCCTTTTACCAACGATGTGGCTTGGAGCACAGAATGGATG CTTGTATGTTCATTCGTCAGTGGCCCAGTGGAGGAAATGTGTTCATGCCATTAAACTTAAAGATTCTATTCTCAGTATTGT aCATGTGAAAGGAATAGTATTAGTTGCACTAGCTGATGGAACACTAGCAATATTTCACAGAGGAGTTG ATGGTCAGTGGGATTTGACAAACTATCACCTCTTAGACCTGGGCCGGCCGCATCATTCGATAAGATGCATGACAGTGGTACATGACAAAGTCTGGTGTGGCTACAGGAACAAAATCTATGTTGTTCAGCCAAAGGCCATGAAAATAGAG AAGTCATTTGATGCACACCCAAGAAGAGAAAGCCAAGTGAGGCAGCTGGCATGGGTGGGTGATGGGGTATGGGTGTCTATTCGTTTGGACTCTACCCTGCGTCTCTATCATGCACACACGTATCAGCATCTACAAGATGTGGACATTGAACCTTATGTAAGCAAAATGCTAG GTACTGGTAAACTGGGATTCTCATTTGTGAGAATCACAGCTCTTATGGTGTCTTGTAATCGTTTATGGGTAGGAACAGGAAATGGTGTCATCATCTCCATTCCATTAACAGAAA CTGTAATCCTCCACCAGGGACGTTTACTGGGGCTGAGGG ctaataaggcagcagcaggttcCGGAAACCGTCCAGGGAGTGTAATACGTGTATATGGAGATGAAAACAGTGACAAAGTGACTCCTGGAACGTTCATACCATATTGTTCAATGGCACATGCACAGCTTTGCTTCCATGGGCACCGTGATGCTGTTAAATTCTTTGTCGCAGTACCTG GACAGGTGGTTTGCCCACAGAGTAGTGGTGGATCGGAGCTAGCAGGTGATAAACCAGCCCAAGAGTCCTTAAACCAGAGTCCCTTAAAATCAATGTTGGTGATAAGTGGTGGAGAGGGATATATTGACTTCAGAATGG